One region of Primulina tabacum isolate GXHZ01 chromosome 17, ASM2559414v2, whole genome shotgun sequence genomic DNA includes:
- the LOC142531069 gene encoding nudix hydrolase 18, mitochondrial-like → MELKNIVGLVSRTGRHKQRYNFHGHRQVVGCIPYRYKGGINGKSQVDEEEMEVLVITSQRKGKGMLFPKGGWETDELIESAALRETVEEAGVVGDVECSLGKWNIKNKNNNCSECHMFPLLVKEQLEFWPEKDSRQRLWISVREARKVCQYWWMTEALEKLVDRLRAQVKEDITDNGSFNQGGVKSKSNL, encoded by the exons ATGGAATTGAAGAACATAGTTGGTCTTGTTTCTCGTACGGGAAGACATAAGCAACGTTATAATTTTCATGGCCATCGCCAAGTTGTCGG ATGTATTCCGTACCGATATAAAGGCGGAATCAATGGGAAATCTCAGGTGGACgaggaagaaatggaagttctCGTTATTACATCACAGAGAAAGGGTAAAGGGATGCTCTTTCCAaag GGAGGTTGGGAGACCGACGAATTGATTGAGAGTGCAGCACTGCGTGAAACGGTGGAGGAAGCCGGAGTAGTAGGTGATGTTGAG TGTAGTTTGGGTAAATGGAATATCAAGAACAAGAACAACAACTGCTCGGAGTGTCACATGTTTCCATTACTTGTGAAAGAGCAACTCGAATTTTGGCCCGAGAAAGATTCCCGTCAAAGATTATGG ATTAGTGTACGAGAAGCCAGAAAAGTTTGTCAATATTGGTGGATGACCGAAGCTTTAGAAAAACTCGTGGATCGCCTCAGAGCGCAGGTTAAAGAGGATATAACAGACAACGGTTCATTTAACCAGGGTGGTGTGAAATCTAAATCTAACTTATAG